The following proteins are co-located in the Vibrio astriarenae genome:
- a CDS encoding transporter substrate-binding domain-containing protein: protein MKGLGSMFSLLGKKGFKASITALLGLAVSLPTMAAETPNLDQINDRGTLRVGMSTFVPWAMRDKQGELIGFEIDVAKRLAQDSGWQVEFVPTAWDGIIPALLAQKFDVIIGGLSITEERSKSVLFSQPYSHSGIQVAASKSLAGDMTELSDYDSRRIKIAVRRGATPVQVARETFPKAKLLQFDDEAQAFQEVLNGNAHAVIASSPKPEHEAVKHADKLFIPFSERLSQGNEAFAVRLGEEDKAEFFNQWIAERTADGWLKERYEYWFSTLDWQDQVAAGQ from the coding sequence ATGAAAGGACTAGGCTCAATGTTCAGTTTACTAGGAAAAAAAGGTTTCAAGGCATCGATAACGGCGCTGTTAGGCTTAGCAGTGAGCTTACCGACGATGGCCGCCGAAACGCCAAATCTCGACCAAATCAACGATCGCGGCACATTACGAGTGGGTATGTCGACATTTGTTCCGTGGGCGATGCGTGATAAACAGGGTGAGCTGATTGGTTTTGAAATCGATGTTGCTAAGCGTTTGGCACAAGACTCGGGCTGGCAAGTTGAATTTGTTCCAACAGCTTGGGACGGCATTATCCCTGCTCTACTGGCTCAGAAATTTGATGTGATCATCGGTGGTCTATCGATCACGGAAGAACGCTCCAAGAGCGTGTTGTTCTCCCAACCCTATTCTCATTCAGGGATTCAAGTGGCGGCAAGCAAATCTCTCGCCGGCGATATGACAGAGCTGAGTGATTATGACTCTCGCCGAATCAAAATCGCAGTGCGTCGCGGAGCAACGCCAGTTCAAGTGGCTCGTGAAACCTTCCCTAAAGCGAAACTACTTCAGTTTGACGATGAAGCGCAGGCTTTCCAAGAGGTGCTAAATGGTAATGCGCACGCAGTTATCGCCTCAAGCCCGAAGCCCGAGCATGAAGCGGTAAAACACGCAGATAAACTGTTCATTCCGTTCAGCGAGCGTCTATCTCAAGGTAACGAAGCATTTGCAGTTCGTTTAGGAGAGGAAGACAAAGCAGAGTTTTTCAATCAATGGATTGCTGAGCGCACTGCTGATGGTTGGCTGAAAGAGCGCTATGAATACTGGTTCTCTACTCTTGATTGGCAAGATCAAGTGGCGGCAGGTCAGTAA
- the soxR gene encoding redox-sensitive transcriptional activator SoxR, with protein MLSVGQVAKRADVAVSAIHFYEKKGLIVSTRNSGNQRQYTSDVLRRIAVIKIAQQVGLSLQEIKQAMAVLPINKAPTQDEWQKMSQIWRQELEARIENMQKLHSQLGHCIGCGCLSMKSCHLYNPEDEHGETRAGAVLW; from the coding sequence ATGTTATCAGTAGGTCAAGTCGCGAAACGTGCCGATGTTGCTGTCTCTGCTATCCACTTCTATGAAAAGAAGGGGTTAATTGTCTCGACACGCAATAGTGGTAATCAACGTCAATACACCAGCGATGTGTTGCGCCGCATCGCGGTCATCAAAATTGCCCAGCAAGTTGGGTTGTCCTTACAAGAGATCAAACAGGCGATGGCAGTATTGCCAATTAACAAGGCACCGACTCAAGATGAGTGGCAGAAGATGAGCCAGATTTGGCGGCAAGAGTTAGAGGCTCGAATTGAAAACATGCAGAAACTCCACAGTCAGCTTGGGCACTGCATTGGGTGTGGGTGTTTGTCGATGAAAAGCTGTCACCTGTATAACCCAGAAGATGAGCATGGAGAGACCCGTGCTGGAGCCGTGCTTTGGTAG
- a CDS encoding amino acid ABC transporter permease: MRKVLKPVISALLQIIVLIGALSWVLDSGAQAMGYRWQWERVPDYLFFFEDGQWWPAELMEGLWVTIKISAMSLVFTLIFGLATALLKLSNSIVGRGIATAYVEIIRNTPLLVQIYLLYFVFGPVIGLDRFYTAVLALSLFQGAYTAEIFRGGLNSIDKGQFEASKTLGLSPFYTYYDVILPQLVQRTLPPLTNEVVSLIKNSSIVSVMAIFDLTTEGRNIVSETAMPFEIWFTVAAIYLLLTLTLSGLSALLEHKLGAQWRSQ; this comes from the coding sequence ATGAGGAAAGTGTTGAAGCCGGTTATTTCGGCGCTATTACAAATTATCGTTTTGATTGGCGCGCTATCCTGGGTGTTAGATTCTGGCGCTCAGGCAATGGGCTATCGCTGGCAGTGGGAGCGCGTGCCAGACTATCTTTTCTTTTTTGAAGACGGTCAGTGGTGGCCTGCAGAGCTAATGGAAGGGCTTTGGGTCACCATCAAAATTTCGGCGATGAGCCTGGTTTTTACCCTTATATTTGGTTTAGCTACTGCTCTACTGAAATTATCGAATTCGATTGTTGGGCGGGGAATAGCGACCGCTTATGTCGAGATTATTCGTAACACCCCTTTGTTAGTGCAAATCTACTTACTCTACTTTGTATTTGGCCCGGTGATTGGCTTAGATCGTTTCTATACTGCTGTGTTAGCGTTGTCTCTGTTTCAAGGGGCGTATACCGCGGAAATCTTTCGTGGTGGGTTGAACAGCATTGATAAAGGGCAGTTTGAAGCGTCAAAAACACTGGGATTGTCGCCTTTTTACACCTATTACGATGTCATCTTACCGCAACTGGTGCAGCGTACATTGCCACCGTTGACCAATGAAGTCGTTTCTCTGATTAAAAACTCGTCGATTGTCAGTGTTATGGCGATTTTTGATTTGACGACAGAGGGGCGCAACATCGTTTCTGAGACTGCGATGCCGTTTGAAATTTGGTTTACGGTTGCGGCGATCTATTTGTTGTTAACACTGACGTTGTCGGGGTTATCAGCACTACTGGAACACAAGTTGGGTGCGCAGTGGCGCAGTCAATAA
- a CDS encoding amino acid ABC transporter permease, with protein sequence MEKSRHLNSSSQQQAVTLFKLNKLDWILLAVVGVVLGWLYYRSAVGVNYHWQWERAVSLIFTPRADGSLPYFFQGLIATLRLSFWGMTLALILGTLLGVARHSKVTLFRIPANLFVQLVRNIPPLVFIFIFYFFISNQLIPLLGLEDILRGYRTEPNALQRLLFGPVNLWENLLSGLLCVGLLSSAYVAEVVRSGLMAIPKGQWEAADSLGLSAWVKYRYVIAPQVLASITPALAGQAISLVKDTSIVSLISIQEMTFAGTEIANSSGLIFEIWLLVGLVYFLLCFSLSMLFKRLEKRSLRHLIK encoded by the coding sequence GTGGAAAAGAGTCGTCATTTAAACTCGTCATCCCAACAGCAAGCTGTGACCCTATTCAAGCTTAACAAGCTGGATTGGATATTGCTTGCGGTCGTTGGGGTGGTATTGGGTTGGTTATACTATCGTTCAGCGGTTGGAGTGAACTATCATTGGCAGTGGGAAAGGGCAGTGAGCCTGATCTTCACGCCGCGCGCTGATGGTAGTTTGCCATATTTCTTCCAAGGGTTGATCGCAACGTTGCGACTTAGCTTTTGGGGTATGACACTCGCCTTGATATTAGGCACTCTTTTAGGAGTGGCTAGGCATAGTAAGGTGACGCTTTTTCGTATCCCTGCCAACTTGTTTGTTCAGCTAGTTCGCAACATACCGCCACTCGTCTTCATTTTTATCTTCTACTTCTTTATCTCTAATCAGCTGATTCCGCTGCTGGGTCTAGAGGATATTTTGCGTGGCTATCGAACCGAGCCTAACGCCTTGCAGCGCTTACTATTTGGCCCGGTTAACCTGTGGGAAAACTTACTTTCCGGCTTACTTTGTGTTGGGTTACTTTCATCTGCTTATGTTGCAGAAGTGGTGAGGTCAGGTTTGATGGCGATACCAAAAGGGCAGTGGGAAGCCGCTGACTCGCTGGGGCTTTCTGCATGGGTAAAATATCGCTATGTCATAGCACCGCAAGTGTTAGCGAGTATTACACCAGCACTAGCAGGACAGGCGATCTCTTTGGTAAAAGATACCTCTATCGTTTCTCTGATCTCGATACAGGAGATGACCTTTGCTGGCACAGAAATCGCCAATTCCTCAGGCCTAATCTTTGAAATCTGGCTACTAGTCGGTTTGGTGTATTTTTTGTTGTGCTTTAGCCTGTCAATGCTGTTTAAGCGCTTGGAAAAGCGAAGTCTACGACACCTGATAAAGTAA
- a CDS encoding hydroxymethylglutaryl-CoA reductase, with product MPKINLHRRDHASALANEMTPDKLKEKLEPRFGRAEKRLTPSPYISDKNLERRWKKIDNSEWQAQLLDGFTREQAELYNKNIEYFIGTVNVPVGVAGPLRVNGLFAEGDYLVPLATTEAALVASYHRGSQLLTAAGGASAMLLNEGVTRTPGFAFYNLAEAGQFVAWAVTQYAVFKEIAESTTSHGKLKDININIEGNHVYLVFEYLTGDASGQNMVTIATNAVFEFIMQHAPIEPEFAFLDGNLSGDKKATAQTLRSVRGKKVTAEANIPAELVEKYLHSTPEKMMQFAQMTTVGGTLSGTIGINGHYANALAAMYIACGQDAACVAESAVGMTRLEVNRDGGLYASVTLPNIMVGTVGGGTSLPTQKACLEMMGLHGNGKSQALAEVAAALCLAGELSIVGAFCAGHFSRAHHKLAR from the coding sequence ATGCCAAAAATCAATTTACATCGACGTGACCATGCTTCTGCGCTGGCAAATGAGATGACACCAGACAAGCTTAAGGAGAAGCTGGAGCCTCGCTTTGGAAGAGCGGAAAAGCGTCTGACACCGAGCCCTTACATTAGCGATAAAAACTTGGAGCGTCGTTGGAAGAAAATTGATAACTCAGAATGGCAAGCTCAGCTGTTAGACGGGTTTACTCGCGAACAAGCTGAACTGTACAACAAGAATATCGAGTATTTCATTGGCACGGTTAACGTTCCTGTAGGGGTCGCAGGCCCTTTGAGGGTAAATGGGCTGTTTGCTGAAGGTGACTATCTTGTTCCTTTAGCTACGACAGAGGCAGCATTAGTCGCCTCTTACCACCGAGGCTCGCAGCTGCTCACTGCTGCGGGTGGCGCAAGCGCAATGCTTCTCAATGAAGGCGTGACTCGCACCCCCGGCTTTGCATTTTATAACCTTGCTGAAGCCGGTCAGTTTGTTGCTTGGGCGGTCACTCAGTATGCGGTTTTCAAAGAGATTGCTGAATCGACCACCTCTCACGGCAAGTTGAAAGATATCAACATCAATATCGAAGGCAATCATGTCTATTTGGTATTTGAGTACCTGACAGGGGATGCCTCAGGTCAGAACATGGTGACGATTGCCACCAATGCTGTGTTTGAGTTCATTATGCAGCACGCACCGATAGAGCCTGAGTTTGCTTTTCTGGACGGTAATTTGTCGGGTGACAAAAAGGCCACGGCGCAAACTTTGCGTAGCGTACGGGGTAAAAAAGTCACCGCCGAAGCGAATATTCCTGCAGAGTTGGTAGAGAAATATCTTCATAGCACCCCTGAAAAGATGATGCAGTTTGCTCAGATGACAACGGTAGGCGGCACATTGAGTGGCACAATTGGTATCAATGGGCACTATGCCAATGCGTTGGCAGCAATGTACATTGCTTGTGGTCAAGATGCAGCCTGTGTTGCTGAATCTGCGGTTGGTATGACGCGTCTAGAGGTGAATCGTGATGGTGGCTTATACGCGAGTGTGACACTACCAAATATCATGGTTGGCACCGTCGGTGGTGGTACCAGCTTGCCAACACAGAAAGCATGTTTAGAGATGATGGGGTTACATGGCAATGGTAAGTCACAGGCGTTGGCTGAAGTCGCCGCTGCTCTATGTTTGGCTGGAGAGCTTTCTATTGTCGGCGCTTTCTGTGCGGGGCATTTCTCTCGTGCGCACCATAAGTTAGCCCGTTAA
- the lpxH gene encoding UDP-2,3-diacylglucosamine diphosphatase has product MTTLFISDLHLSPNVPKLNQAFFHFMRKEAPKADALYVLGDLFDFWTGDDDPSPFARSIIEAFKQLTDSGVPCYFTRGNRDFLVGKGFAKETGVTLLGDETVVELYGQKAVLLHGDTLCTLDEAYLNYRKKVHLPWLQWLFNHLPFSVREKIVAKIKGEIKDDKKSKSLDIMDVTQAEVENVMHHHRVSLMIHGHTHRPNIHHFNMDGHEARRIVLGDWGYYGYVLRINEKSLSQDSFPID; this is encoded by the coding sequence ATGACCACACTGTTTATTTCCGATCTGCACCTCTCTCCCAACGTGCCAAAGCTCAACCAGGCTTTTTTCCATTTCATGCGAAAAGAAGCTCCAAAGGCGGATGCACTCTATGTCCTGGGAGACCTATTCGACTTCTGGACCGGGGATGATGACCCTTCTCCTTTTGCTCGCTCAATCATTGAAGCTTTTAAGCAACTGACCGATTCTGGTGTGCCTTGCTACTTCACCCGCGGCAATCGCGACTTTCTAGTCGGTAAAGGCTTCGCCAAAGAGACAGGTGTCACCCTGCTTGGGGATGAAACCGTCGTCGAGTTGTATGGTCAAAAAGCCGTGCTGTTGCATGGTGATACCCTTTGTACCCTTGATGAAGCTTATCTCAACTACCGTAAGAAAGTGCATCTGCCTTGGTTACAATGGCTGTTCAATCACCTGCCTTTTTCCGTGCGCGAAAAAATCGTTGCAAAGATTAAAGGCGAAATAAAAGATGATAAAAAAAGCAAGTCGCTGGACATCATGGACGTGACCCAAGCTGAAGTCGAAAACGTTATGCATCATCATCGAGTGAGTCTAATGATACATGGGCACACCCATCGCCCTAATATTCATCACTTTAATATGGATGGGCATGAGGCACGTCGCATCGTTCTTGGTGATTGGGGATATTATGGCTATGTATTGCGTATTAATGAGAAAAGCCTCAGCCAAGACTCTTTCCCCATCGATTAA
- a CDS encoding MFS transporter encodes MNSTLAIAKPRIAVPVIALFLYAIASGYLMSVIPLALPQYGLDHSLASWLASAFYAGLLIGAMMIEPLVNRIGHRFAFIASLLVFIFTIAVLVVFPVAAIWLAARLLAGISVAGIFVTVESWLLHGDEAGRAKRLGLYMGSLYGGAALGQLGIGVIGIEGMLPIATIIGLLMLAVFSLMFGHSDQPKSGHSDSLSLKQISKLNQAALIGCIVSGLTLGAIYGLMPLELSNRGIDRENVGSLMALVILGGMAVQPMVPWLSKYLGRTLLMAMFSLLGVGALAMTFLQKDIATLAVNLFLLGMATFALYPIAINLACDKLETRYIVSATQVMLFSYSIGSVLGPVVADLSMGENNGLMSYLFLSLLATCIYMLLMSVKGRREVMMS; translated from the coding sequence ATGAACTCGACTTTAGCTATCGCAAAGCCACGCATCGCTGTGCCGGTTATTGCCCTATTTCTTTACGCTATCGCATCGGGTTATTTGATGAGTGTCATCCCGTTGGCATTGCCTCAATACGGTTTAGATCATTCATTGGCTAGCTGGCTTGCGAGTGCTTTTTACGCAGGTTTACTTATCGGTGCCATGATGATCGAGCCGCTGGTTAACCGAATCGGGCACCGATTTGCGTTTATCGCATCGCTACTGGTTTTTATTTTCACCATTGCGGTGCTTGTCGTCTTTCCAGTGGCCGCTATCTGGTTAGCAGCTCGTCTCCTTGCGGGGATCTCAGTGGCTGGCATTTTCGTCACTGTTGAATCTTGGTTGCTACATGGAGATGAAGCAGGTCGTGCCAAGCGCTTAGGATTGTACATGGGATCACTGTATGGCGGCGCAGCGCTAGGTCAGCTGGGGATTGGTGTTATTGGCATTGAAGGTATGCTGCCTATTGCTACCATCATTGGGCTTTTGATGCTCGCGGTGTTCAGCTTGATGTTTGGTCACTCCGACCAACCAAAATCGGGACACAGTGACAGCCTAAGCCTAAAACAGATTTCTAAACTCAATCAAGCGGCTTTAATTGGTTGTATCGTTTCTGGGCTGACACTGGGCGCGATCTATGGACTCATGCCGCTAGAACTTTCCAACCGCGGCATTGACCGAGAAAATGTCGGTAGTTTGATGGCGCTAGTTATCCTGGGCGGTATGGCAGTACAGCCTATGGTTCCATGGTTATCTAAGTACTTGGGCCGTACTCTGCTAATGGCAATGTTCTCGCTATTGGGTGTGGGTGCATTAGCGATGACGTTCTTGCAAAAAGACATAGCAACATTAGCGGTTAATCTATTCCTGCTCGGCATGGCGACTTTTGCTCTGTACCCAATAGCCATCAACTTAGCCTGCGACAAGTTGGAAACACGCTACATTGTCTCAGCCACTCAAGTCATGCTGTTTAGCTATAGTATTGGTTCAGTGCTTGGTCCGGTGGTGGCCGATTTATCGATGGGTGAAAACAACGGCCTAATGAGCTATTTGTTTCTATCACTGCTTGCCACTTGCATCTACATGCTACTCATGAGTGTCAAAGGGCGCAGAGAAGTGATGATGTCTTGA
- a CDS encoding ribosome recycling factor family protein gives MSDTQITVALPSLLHRLERAQVGMAKQLSLEHDCTLKRVRRSRNWQLIGTAPSIDAFLNAFKSSSASERCFLCTKIEAVLCQHQDKLEPFEDKLVRLLKATPEMTLNELMAQTQCTMTQARQARFSVEEEW, from the coding sequence ATGTCTGACACCCAAATTACCGTTGCTCTTCCTTCACTATTACACCGTCTTGAACGTGCACAAGTGGGTATGGCAAAACAACTTTCTCTTGAGCATGACTGCACCCTAAAACGCGTTCGGCGCTCAAGAAACTGGCAGCTCATCGGCACCGCTCCTTCTATCGATGCTTTTTTAAACGCATTCAAGTCGAGTTCAGCAAGCGAGCGCTGCTTCTTGTGTACCAAGATAGAAGCTGTGCTTTGCCAACATCAAGATAAGCTTGAGCCATTTGAGGACAAACTCGTTCGCCTACTCAAAGCAACACCGGAAATGACACTCAACGAGTTGATGGCACAAACGCAGTGCACCATGACACAAGCAAGACAGGCAAGATTTAGCGTTGAGGAAGAGTGGTAA
- a CDS encoding peptidylprolyl isomerase translates to MITLHTNFGDIKIQLNEEKAPITCANFLQYCRDGFYDNTLFHRVIDGFMIQGGGMESGLREKTTRESIKNEANNGLSNKVGTLAMARTMEPHSASSQFFINVNNNTFLDFRSESLDGWGYCVFAEVVEGMDVVNQIKGVSTGSYGMHQDVPLEDVLITGTTIEE, encoded by the coding sequence ATGATCACCCTTCACACTAATTTTGGTGACATCAAAATCCAACTTAACGAAGAAAAAGCACCAATCACTTGTGCAAACTTCCTACAGTACTGTCGTGATGGTTTCTACGACAACACGCTTTTCCACCGTGTGATTGACGGTTTCATGATCCAAGGCGGCGGCATGGAATCTGGTCTACGTGAAAAGACAACACGTGAGTCAATTAAGAACGAAGCAAACAATGGCCTAAGCAACAAAGTAGGTACGTTGGCAATGGCTCGTACTATGGAACCACACTCAGCAAGCTCTCAGTTCTTCATCAACGTAAACAACAACACGTTCCTAGACTTCCGCAGCGAAAGCCTAGATGGTTGGGGTTACTGTGTGTTTGCTGAAGTGGTTGAAGGCATGGACGTGGTAAACCAAATTAAAGGTGTGAGCACAGGCTCTTACGGTATGCACCAAGACGTACCACTTGAAGATGTACTGATTACAGGTACAACAATCGAAGAGTAA
- a CDS encoding YchJ family metal-binding protein, which translates to MMTLCPCNSGKTYSQCCELIHNDHSNALVPEQLMRSRYCAHVLDNVDFVVATYHPSCHAQDDYDAIAESVHSDWVNLEVTHTQSGQNDNEGFVTFKAYLQQDGEEFCLEERSRFVRENGLWFYIDGTFPEATQSAAVAEKPATSDKVGRNDPCPCGSGKKHKKCCG; encoded by the coding sequence ATCATGACTCTATGCCCGTGTAACAGTGGCAAAACCTATTCACAGTGCTGTGAACTCATCCACAACGACCATAGCAACGCACTGGTGCCTGAACAGCTGATGCGCTCACGATACTGTGCACATGTACTCGACAATGTCGATTTTGTCGTCGCGACCTACCACCCGAGCTGCCATGCTCAAGATGATTATGACGCCATCGCTGAATCGGTACATAGTGACTGGGTGAACTTAGAAGTCACACACACACAGAGCGGACAAAATGACAACGAAGGCTTTGTCACATTCAAGGCCTATCTGCAGCAAGATGGTGAAGAGTTTTGCCTTGAAGAGCGCTCACGTTTCGTGCGCGAGAACGGGCTTTGGTTCTACATCGATGGTACTTTTCCAGAAGCGACACAATCAGCCGCTGTTGCTGAAAAGCCCGCCACCAGCGACAAGGTTGGGCGCAACGACCCTTGCCCGTGCGGTAGCGGAAAAAAACACAAAAAGTGTTGCGGATAA
- a CDS encoding EAL and HDOD domain-containing protein, whose product MKYSYIARQPILDRSKRTIGYELLFRDGPKNTFPEIDPDLATSRLLSDHFLSTHYSTLGNNLGFVNFPYQSLINRIPTLFPSENLVIEILEDCPPTSELLTAVREMALAGYSIALDDFIPSKEWRPFLPFVSIIKFDIRSISIEKAQKFIKKLEQTKIQFLAEKVETYDDFQQAHDAGFDYFQGYFFSKPEMIQRKALEPSFITVIQLCNELAKPSIDYKALENLFSQDLSLSYKLLTYVNSSVMVSAKIKSFKQALVYLGEERLRKFVALVAIASTKESKPDYLYRLSVQRARFCELVARQITGHVEPGDAFLTGMFSLLDSLLDQPIDDLLESMPVDETVKAALAKGEGALANILGVAISYEKANWQALAELSVTLQLSDDALKQCYDEAVQWTGDLLAPNETGKTS is encoded by the coding sequence TTGAAGTACTCGTATATAGCAAGACAGCCGATTCTTGATCGCTCCAAACGGACCATTGGTTACGAGTTGCTGTTTCGTGATGGCCCTAAAAATACCTTTCCGGAAATTGATCCGGACTTAGCCACCAGTCGACTATTGTCCGACCACTTTTTGTCGACTCACTACAGTACACTAGGTAATAACCTTGGGTTTGTTAATTTCCCTTATCAGAGCTTAATCAATCGCATCCCTACTCTGTTCCCAAGTGAAAACTTGGTGATAGAGATATTAGAAGACTGTCCTCCAACCTCTGAGCTGCTCACCGCAGTCAGAGAAATGGCATTAGCCGGGTACAGTATCGCGCTCGATGACTTCATACCAAGTAAAGAGTGGCGCCCATTCTTGCCCTTCGTATCCATCATCAAATTTGATATTCGATCAATCTCGATTGAAAAAGCACAGAAATTCATAAAAAAACTAGAGCAAACCAAAATCCAGTTTTTAGCCGAAAAAGTGGAAACCTACGATGACTTTCAGCAAGCCCATGATGCTGGGTTTGATTACTTTCAAGGGTACTTTTTCAGCAAGCCTGAGATGATTCAACGCAAAGCGTTAGAACCGTCGTTCATCACCGTTATTCAATTGTGTAACGAGCTTGCTAAACCATCGATTGATTACAAAGCGCTAGAAAACCTCTTTTCACAAGATTTATCACTGTCGTATAAGCTGCTGACTTATGTGAATTCATCGGTGATGGTATCTGCAAAGATCAAGTCATTCAAACAAGCGCTGGTCTACCTTGGTGAAGAACGGTTGAGAAAGTTTGTTGCCTTGGTTGCCATTGCATCAACGAAAGAGTCTAAACCTGATTACCTTTATCGACTGTCGGTACAGCGTGCTCGTTTTTGTGAGCTAGTTGCTCGTCAGATTACCGGTCATGTTGAGCCTGGTGACGCCTTTCTCACGGGTATGTTTTCACTACTCGATAGTCTTTTAGATCAACCTATTGATGACCTTCTTGAATCAATGCCTGTGGATGAAACGGTTAAGGCAGCACTTGCAAAGGGTGAAGGTGCGTTAGCGAATATTTTAGGGGTTGCCATCAGCTATGAGAAAGCGAACTGGCAAGCCTTAGCAGAGCTTTCGGTAACTCTACAACTCTCTGATGACGCACTGAAACAGTGCTATGACGAAGCGGTCCAATGGACAGGCGATCTACTCGCACCAAATGAAACTGGAAAAACATCATGA
- a CDS encoding VOC family protein, translating to MTKLEHANITVPSIDAAVDFLKIVAPDFEVRADNEPEDSYRWAHVGNHENYLALQEPQLDQTAKDTRRPYYDIGINHLALIVNDVEAIKQVLLDKGYKMNGQIADEVSRKRVYFWDSAGFEWELVEYFTNDPEQRYRYDNVA from the coding sequence ATGACAAAACTAGAACATGCGAACATCACTGTACCCAGCATCGACGCAGCCGTCGATTTTTTGAAAATTGTCGCACCCGACTTTGAAGTACGTGCCGACAACGAGCCGGAAGACAGCTACCGTTGGGCACATGTTGGCAACCACGAGAACTACCTTGCTCTGCAAGAACCTCAACTTGATCAAACCGCCAAGGACACACGCAGACCGTACTATGACATCGGCATCAACCATCTTGCTCTGATCGTTAATGACGTCGAGGCAATCAAGCAAGTACTGTTAGATAAGGGCTACAAAATGAATGGCCAAATCGCCGATGAAGTCAGTCGCAAACGCGTCTATTTCTGGGATAGCGCAGGCTTTGAGTGGGAGTTGGTAGAGTATTTCACTAATGACCCAGAGCAGCGCTATCGCTATGACAATGTTGCTTGA